A region from the Triplophysa rosa linkage group LG4, Trosa_1v2, whole genome shotgun sequence genome encodes:
- the spry2 gene encoding protein sprouty homolog 2, translating to METRAQNGGSGSSGLLRPQRDTGRPQAGYSEPWEGQVLSLDQIRSIRGSNEYTEGPTVVPRPPASQQKTDSQPSSPTSSEPSEHTESPRTQRGGQRTPQQPPRGGVSRSISGTSDGSRSTTRTSTGSTSSEQRLLGTAGGDRIVRAQPKRSELKQDELKPLAAAVVGARAGKGKHLNRCENCGRCKCEGCTCPRTLPSCWMCGHRCLCSATSATDYVTCLCCVKGLFYHCSSDDEDVCADKPFSCSQSHCCMRWSAISVLALFLPCLLCYLPAKGCVALCQACYDCTNRPGCRCHNKEVDTK from the coding sequence ATGGAGACGAGAGCTCAAAATGGTGGCAGCGGCTCTTCTGGCTTGCTGCGACCTCAGCGTGACACCGGCAGGCCCCAGGCCGGGTACTCGGAGCCCTGGGAGGGTCAGGTGCTCTCCCTGGACCAAATCAGGAGCATCCGCGGCAGCAATGAGTACACGGAGGGCCCGACGGTGGTGCCACGACCGCCCGCCTCCCAGCAGAAAACGGACTCGCAACCTTCCAGCCCGACCTCCAGTGAGCCCTCCGAGCACACGGAGTCCCCGAGGACCCAACGGGGCGGCCAACGGACTCCTCAGCAGCCCCCGAGAGGCGGCGTGAGCAGATCCATCAGCGGCACCAGCGACGGGTCGCGCAGCACCACCCGGACCAGCACGGGCAGCACGTCGTCGGAGCAGAGACTTCTGGGAACCGCTGGGGGCGATCGGATCGTGAGGGCGCAGCCCAAGCGCTCGGAGCTGAAACAGGACGAACTCAAGCCCTTGGCGGCGGCGGTGGTCGGTGCCAGGGCCGGCAAGGGCAAGCACTTGAACCGCTGCGAGAACTGCGGCCGCTGCAAGTGCGAAGGGTGCACCTGCCCTCGGACCCTGCCGTCGTGTTGGATGTGCGGCCACAGGTGCCTTTGCTCGGCCACGTCGGCGACGGACTACGTCACTTGCCTGTGCTGCGTCAAAGGCCTGTTCTACCACTGTTCCAGCGACGACGAGGATGTGTGCGCCGACAAGCCCTTCTCATGCAGCCAGTCGCACTGCTGCATGCGCTGGTCGGCCATAAGCGTGTTGGCTCTTTTCCTGCCGTGCCTGCTCTGCTACCTCCCGGCTAAGGGCTGCGTGGCGCTGTGCCAGGCGTGCTACGACTGCACCAATCGGCCGGGGTGCCGCTGCCATAACAAAGAAGTTGACACAAAGTAG